Proteins from one Corynebacterium testudinoris genomic window:
- a CDS encoding AI-2E family transporter → MSTPLDPQKPGMHGTDTRDLSDTIAEIADDRPIPSDTEEVTDRGVIIGRDGRWAAGWALRFIIMVVAGYLALQLLGKVWVGLLPILLAILVTSVLWPVTSFFRNTLRFPAALAAIATIIGFFAAIIGVFAAMAPTVRDQGASLVTEASNGIDRISKWIQDGPFDIDLGQFSGALDDVVNYVRQQSANIASGVFSGLSAATSVVVTLVVMLVLTFFFLKDGSKFLPWVRKYTGSNVGWHLTEVLTRTWNTLAGFIRTQALVSLVDAVFIGIGLLILGVPLALVLAVITFFAGFIPIVGAFTAGALAVIIALVTNGLTNALLVLALIILVQQIEGNILQPILQSKAMNLHAAVVLLSVTVGSTMFGIVGAFLAVPVAATIAVWFRYHSEMVALRAGEISIDDIEIATKEGTNVTSKEAFEGVRDKLRSMGRRRNEDSAEGKSESGGILPRFRKVVETEPE, encoded by the coding sequence ATGAGCACACCACTTGATCCCCAGAAGCCCGGGATGCACGGCACGGACACCCGGGACCTCTCCGATACCATCGCAGAGATCGCCGATGATCGCCCGATCCCCTCTGATACCGAGGAGGTCACCGACCGCGGAGTCATCATCGGCCGTGATGGCCGGTGGGCTGCCGGGTGGGCGTTGCGGTTCATCATCATGGTGGTGGCCGGATACTTGGCCCTCCAGCTGCTGGGGAAGGTGTGGGTCGGCCTCCTGCCCATCTTGCTCGCCATCCTGGTTACCTCCGTGTTGTGGCCGGTGACCAGCTTCTTCCGCAACACGTTGCGTTTCCCGGCGGCCCTTGCGGCGATTGCCACGATCATCGGCTTTTTCGCCGCCATTATCGGCGTTTTCGCCGCCATGGCCCCGACGGTGCGTGACCAGGGAGCATCGCTGGTCACGGAGGCCTCCAACGGCATCGACCGGATCAGCAAGTGGATCCAGGACGGGCCCTTCGACATCGACCTGGGTCAGTTCAGCGGCGCGCTCGATGACGTGGTCAACTACGTCCGCCAGCAATCCGCGAACATCGCTTCCGGCGTTTTCAGCGGACTCTCCGCCGCGACGTCGGTGGTGGTGACGCTCGTCGTCATGCTTGTGCTCACCTTCTTCTTCCTCAAGGACGGCTCCAAGTTCCTGCCTTGGGTACGCAAGTACACCGGCTCGAATGTTGGTTGGCACCTCACCGAGGTCCTCACCCGCACGTGGAACACCCTCGCCGGATTCATCCGCACGCAGGCGCTGGTGTCCTTGGTTGATGCTGTCTTCATCGGCATCGGTTTGCTCATCCTCGGCGTCCCGCTGGCGCTGGTGCTCGCCGTGATCACGTTCTTCGCCGGGTTCATCCCCATCGTCGGTGCTTTCACCGCCGGCGCGCTGGCCGTCATCATCGCGCTGGTGACCAACGGACTGACCAACGCTCTTCTCGTGCTCGCGCTCATCATCCTGGTCCAGCAGATCGAGGGCAATATCCTCCAGCCGATCCTGCAGTCAAAGGCGATGAACCTTCACGCCGCGGTTGTGCTGCTCTCGGTCACGGTCGGTTCCACGATGTTTGGCATCGTCGGTGCCTTCCTCGCCGTCCCCGTCGCGGCCACCATCGCCGTGTGGTTCCGCTACCACTCGGAGATGGTCGCCCTGCGTGCGGGTGAGATCTCCATCGATGACATTGAAATCGCCACCAAGGAGGGCACGAACGTCACCTCCAAGGAAGCGTTCGAGGGAGTGCGCGACAAGCTCCGGTCGATGGGTCGCCGGAGGAACGAGGATTCGGCTGAGGGTAAATCCGAATCCGGCGGTATCCTGCCGCGCTTCCGCAAGGTTGTGGAAACCGAACCGGAGTAA
- a CDS encoding nucleosidase, whose translation MNQPLFVAAVPGEVTQLPEGTTLLITGIGTLAAAISLTEYLANARATGQLPSRIINVGTAGALRPELGDGVYEINSVFKHDFDSDVVPGVAERFSPDVIEPTTSGLFPVASLATGDTFVNDSAKKEALASRAGLVDMEGYAIAAVGLHFGVPVTLLKQISDHADEATASGWADSLDECSRKIAEAVAKLNF comes from the coding sequence ATGAATCAACCCCTCTTCGTTGCCGCAGTCCCCGGTGAAGTGACCCAGCTTCCCGAGGGCACCACCCTCCTCATCACCGGCATTGGCACGCTGGCCGCAGCCATCTCCTTAACCGAGTACCTGGCTAACGCCCGCGCTACCGGCCAGCTGCCCTCCCGGATCATCAACGTCGGCACCGCCGGGGCACTTCGCCCCGAGCTGGGCGACGGCGTCTACGAAATCAACTCCGTGTTCAAGCACGACTTCGATTCCGACGTGGTGCCCGGGGTGGCCGAGCGTTTCAGCCCGGACGTCATCGAACCCACGACGTCCGGGCTGTTCCCGGTGGCCTCCCTGGCCACCGGGGATACCTTTGTCAACGACTCCGCAAAGAAGGAGGCCCTGGCCTCCCGCGCCGGGCTCGTCGACATGGAAGGCTATGCCATCGCCGCCGTGGGCCTGCACTTCGGCGTGCCCGTGACGCTGCTCAAGCAGATCTCCGACCATGCAGACGAAGCCACGGCCTCGGGCTGGGCGGACTCGTTGGACGAGTGCTCCCGCAAGATTGCCGAGGCCGTGGCCAAGCTCAACTTCTAA
- a CDS encoding M20 family metallopeptidase, producing MHSSDRTNPSTAFLDHASAGIEARMKEVQEAATGGPVVLDAYPGQEAAWTTASASAEALEPELTALLQNLHAHPEVAFEEVHAQRTIAELLEAKGFAVERGVHGVETSLRTLYDAPGYDPARHRTVAILAEYDALPGIGHACGHNIIAAAGVGAFLSAVEALRSSGMGGRIVFLGTPAEEGHSGKEYMIRGGMLDGIDVAIMIHPFGYDISSHYWLGRRTLQATFHGVAAHASSQPFMGRNALDAATLAYQAMGLLRQQMAPSDRLHSVITDGGHRPSVIPETASLDIYVRSLLTESLVDLSARVDNILDGAALMTGCTVERQWDVHPTTLPIRNNETLLGRWTHTQALRGRTAAPAGVVPDSLAASTDFGNVSQLVPGIHPMVKVSPPDVALHTAAFAEWAGSPEATRAAVDSSAGLAQVAMDVLGDDALAAAALAEFNATGGKFSVADQLG from the coding sequence ATGCATTCGTCAGATCGCACTAATCCGTCCACTGCTTTTCTCGACCACGCCAGCGCTGGCATCGAAGCCCGGATGAAGGAGGTGCAAGAGGCCGCCACCGGCGGTCCCGTGGTCCTGGATGCCTATCCGGGACAGGAGGCGGCGTGGACGACGGCGTCGGCAAGCGCGGAAGCGCTGGAACCGGAACTGACCGCCCTCCTGCAAAACCTCCATGCCCACCCTGAGGTGGCGTTCGAGGAGGTCCACGCGCAGCGGACCATCGCCGAGCTGCTGGAGGCGAAGGGCTTTGCCGTGGAACGCGGAGTGCACGGAGTGGAGACGTCGCTGCGGACGCTTTATGACGCCCCCGGCTACGACCCCGCCCGCCACCGCACCGTCGCCATCCTGGCGGAATACGATGCCCTACCGGGCATCGGGCACGCCTGCGGGCACAACATCATCGCCGCCGCCGGCGTCGGCGCCTTCCTGTCCGCGGTCGAGGCACTCCGCTCGTCGGGCATGGGCGGCCGCATCGTCTTCCTGGGCACGCCCGCGGAGGAGGGGCATTCCGGCAAGGAGTACATGATTCGTGGCGGCATGCTTGACGGCATTGACGTCGCCATCATGATCCACCCCTTCGGCTACGACATCTCCAGCCACTACTGGCTCGGCCGCCGCACCCTCCAAGCGACCTTCCACGGGGTTGCAGCGCACGCCAGCTCGCAGCCGTTCATGGGACGCAACGCCCTCGACGCCGCCACCCTCGCCTACCAGGCGATGGGGCTGCTGCGGCAGCAAATGGCGCCGAGCGATCGCCTGCATTCCGTCATCACCGACGGCGGGCACCGCCCCTCCGTCATCCCCGAGACCGCGTCCCTGGACATCTACGTCCGCTCGCTGCTCACCGAATCGCTCGTCGATCTCTCCGCCCGCGTGGACAACATCCTCGACGGTGCCGCGCTCATGACCGGCTGCACCGTCGAGCGGCAGTGGGATGTTCACCCCACGACCCTGCCGATCCGCAACAATGAGACGCTGCTCGGTCGCTGGACCCACACCCAGGCCCTCCGGGGCCGGACCGCCGCCCCCGCCGGCGTGGTGCCCGACTCGCTCGCCGCGTCGACCGACTTCGGCAACGTGTCCCAGCTCGTCCCTGGAATCCACCCCATGGTCAAGGTCTCCCCGCCCGATGTCGCCCTCCACACGGCGGCGTTCGCGGAATGGGCCGGATCCCCCGAGGCCACCCGGGCCGCGGTCGACTCCTCCGCCGGCCTCGCCCAGGTCGCGATGGATGTGCTGGGGGATGACGCCCTGGCGGCGGCAGCCCTCGCCGAGTTCAACGCCACCGGAGGGAAATTCAGCGTCGCTGATCAACTGGGGTGA
- a CDS encoding AbgT family transporter, giving the protein MSTTAEKDRDQQKGKKGGLGDRFLNGIEYVGNKLPEPFTLFLILFLLTGIASTIMAVQDITVAVPGSDKDLTIRGLFTGEGMTWLTTTMGSNYIGFPPLVTVLPILLATGVAERSGMLSALIRKLFGSAKRWILPYAVGIVGVTASIMADAAFVVVPPLAAMVFKAAGRHPVAGLLGGFAAVGAGYSTALFPTSLDALFAGITNAVMETLPGIATTEVNPVSNYYFNIASAIVLGLLAGLITDKVLEPRMVRQGVPTAETLSGEDASQRGDRDADGNELSATLTREENRGLVASLLAAVALTIVFLWAFLMPSSPWRNEAGNFLPQSPLLQSIVFIVFSYFMIMGIVYGLYVGSVKSVSDIVKMMGLALKDMIGFLVLAFLLGQFVALFAWTGIGTYTAVKGAAFLESIGLTGFGAILAFIVLASLLNLLIISGSAMWTLMAAVFVPMFALIGFEPAFTQAAFRVGDSATQVITPLNPYMIVILGLLRRYEPNAGLGTLMSRLIPFVIPFWLSWAGLLAIWYFADLPLGPGAQIFLQ; this is encoded by the coding sequence ATGAGTACAACCGCTGAGAAAGACCGTGACCAGCAGAAAGGAAAGAAGGGTGGCTTAGGCGACCGGTTCCTCAATGGAATCGAGTACGTGGGCAACAAACTGCCTGAGCCGTTCACCCTCTTCCTCATCCTGTTCCTCCTCACCGGCATCGCCTCCACCATCATGGCGGTCCAAGACATCACCGTCGCCGTGCCCGGGTCGGACAAAGACCTCACCATCCGGGGCCTGTTCACCGGCGAGGGCATGACGTGGCTGACCACCACGATGGGATCCAACTACATCGGCTTCCCGCCCCTGGTCACCGTCCTCCCCATCCTCCTGGCCACGGGTGTGGCCGAGCGTTCGGGCATGCTCTCGGCGCTGATCCGCAAGCTCTTCGGCTCCGCTAAGCGCTGGATCCTTCCCTACGCCGTGGGCATCGTCGGTGTTACCGCCTCGATCATGGCCGACGCCGCCTTCGTCGTCGTCCCGCCGCTGGCCGCCATGGTGTTCAAGGCAGCGGGCCGTCACCCCGTCGCCGGTCTGCTCGGCGGTTTCGCCGCCGTGGGCGCGGGTTACTCCACCGCACTGTTCCCCACCAGCCTTGATGCGCTGTTCGCCGGAATCACCAACGCCGTGATGGAGACCCTGCCGGGCATCGCCACCACCGAGGTCAACCCGGTCTCCAACTACTACTTCAACATCGCCTCCGCCATCGTCCTCGGTCTGCTGGCCGGCCTCATCACCGACAAGGTCCTCGAACCGCGCATGGTGCGCCAAGGCGTGCCCACCGCGGAGACCCTCAGCGGCGAGGATGCTTCCCAGCGCGGTGACCGCGATGCCGATGGCAACGAGCTCTCCGCCACCTTGACCCGCGAGGAAAACCGCGGCCTCGTCGCCTCTCTGCTGGCGGCTGTGGCGCTGACGATTGTCTTCCTCTGGGCGTTCCTCATGCCCAGCTCCCCGTGGCGCAATGAGGCGGGCAACTTCCTGCCGCAGTCCCCGCTTCTGCAGTCGATCGTGTTCATCGTCTTCTCCTACTTCATGATCATGGGCATCGTCTACGGCCTGTACGTGGGGTCGGTGAAGTCGGTGTCCGACATCGTCAAGATGATGGGCCTGGCCCTCAAGGACATGATCGGCTTCCTCGTGCTGGCGTTCCTCCTCGGCCAGTTCGTCGCACTATTCGCCTGGACCGGCATCGGTACCTACACCGCCGTCAAGGGCGCTGCCTTCCTCGAATCGATCGGGCTCACCGGCTTCGGAGCGATCCTCGCGTTCATTGTCCTGGCGTCGCTGCTCAACCTGCTCATCATCTCCGGCTCGGCCATGTGGACGCTCATGGCGGCGGTCTTCGTCCCGATGTTCGCGCTCATTGGCTTCGAACCCGCCTTCACCCAGGCAGCGTTCCGCGTCGGTGACTCCGCCACCCAGGTCATCACCCCGCTCAACCCGTACATGATTGTCATCCTCGGATTGCTGCGCCGCTACGAACCCAACGCTGGCCTGGGTACCTTGATGTCGCGCCTCATCCCGTTCGTTATTCCCTTCTGGCTCTCCTGGGCGGGATTGCTCGCCATTTGGTACTTCGCGGATCTGCCGCTTGGTCCCGGTGCCCAGATCTTCCTCCAGTAG
- a CDS encoding sulfite exporter TauE/SafE family protein → MKTLILIALAGLAAQLVDGGLGMGFGATSTTILILLAGLGPAQASAAVHVAELGTTFVSGVSHWRFGNVDWRVVFRLAIPGALGAFAGATVLSSLSTDAARPLTAAILAAIGLNLIWRFSRGRVRRSVNSQPHSTGFLGGLGLFGGFIDASGGGGWGPVTTSTLLSLGRTEPRRVVGTVNTAEFLVTLGATLGFVIGLWEELVANLPAVLALLIGGTIAAPLAAWLVTRLNPVALGGIVGTLLLLLNLPVVLKFFAVTQPVVLTLQLATLVIGLALTWVGYQRARRNQLDAAVVTGVKEQPSNDRVKV, encoded by the coding sequence ATGAAAACGCTCATCCTTATCGCCCTGGCAGGCCTCGCTGCCCAGCTTGTCGACGGGGGCCTTGGCATGGGCTTCGGTGCGACATCCACCACCATCCTCATCCTCCTCGCTGGGCTCGGACCGGCCCAGGCCTCCGCGGCGGTCCACGTCGCCGAACTGGGCACGACGTTCGTCTCCGGGGTGAGCCACTGGCGCTTCGGCAACGTCGATTGGCGGGTAGTCTTCCGCCTCGCCATCCCCGGCGCCCTGGGCGCCTTCGCCGGTGCCACCGTCTTGTCCTCCCTGTCCACCGATGCCGCGCGTCCCCTCACCGCCGCCATCCTCGCCGCGATCGGGCTCAACCTCATCTGGCGGTTCTCCCGAGGACGGGTGCGCCGCTCCGTCAATTCCCAACCCCACAGCACCGGATTCCTGGGCGGCCTTGGCCTCTTCGGCGGCTTCATCGATGCCTCCGGCGGTGGCGGCTGGGGGCCGGTGACCACCTCGACGCTGCTCTCGCTCGGACGAACGGAGCCGCGCCGGGTCGTGGGCACGGTCAATACCGCAGAGTTCCTGGTTACCTTGGGCGCCACCTTAGGCTTCGTCATCGGCCTGTGGGAAGAGCTCGTGGCTAATTTGCCGGCCGTCCTCGCCCTGCTCATCGGCGGCACCATCGCCGCCCCGCTGGCGGCGTGGCTGGTTACCCGCCTCAACCCGGTGGCCCTGGGCGGAATCGTGGGCACGCTGTTGTTGCTGCTCAACCTGCCGGTGGTGCTCAAGTTCTTCGCGGTCACCCAGCCGGTTGTGCTCACCCTCCAGCTGGCGACCTTGGTCATTGGCCTGGCCCTGACGTGGGTGGGCTACCAGCGCGCTCGCCGCAATCAGCTCGACGCGGCAGTGGTAACGGGCGTGAAAGAACAACCGAGTAATGATCGCGTGAAGGTTTAA
- a CDS encoding sirohydrochlorin chelatase encodes MTALITLSHGSRHPGSGGGIRRLTRAAGQLIDAPAFDAHLEFTEPTLPDVAFHLAAAGHREAIVVPLLFTDAFHARHDVPEVVAQAAEHSGLSLHVAPGLGTGDCVAGVLSQRVALDAPADSHVVLYPVGTSDEAAQAALGELGARVAELSGHSVSVVPATGPAGSGGAGVIEAAAGRSAVHLLPLFVTDGLLLDRLREQLPRIAAATGARFTSSPPLTTDLAAVVASRYHSALSLPAV; translated from the coding sequence ATGACCGCCCTAATCACGCTCTCCCACGGCTCGCGTCACCCCGGTTCGGGCGGCGGCATCCGCCGACTCACCCGGGCTGCGGGCCAGCTTATCGACGCCCCCGCTTTCGACGCCCACCTCGAATTCACCGAGCCCACCCTCCCGGATGTGGCTTTCCACCTGGCCGCCGCTGGGCACCGGGAAGCCATCGTCGTGCCCTTGCTGTTCACCGACGCTTTCCACGCCCGCCACGACGTGCCCGAGGTCGTGGCCCAGGCCGCGGAGCACAGTGGGCTCTCCCTCCACGTGGCACCCGGCCTGGGCACGGGCGACTGCGTCGCCGGGGTCCTCTCCCAGCGGGTGGCGCTGGACGCTCCCGCCGACTCCCACGTCGTGCTCTACCCCGTGGGCACCAGCGACGAGGCCGCGCAGGCGGCCCTGGGGGAGCTCGGCGCCCGGGTGGCGGAGCTATCGGGACACTCCGTCTCCGTGGTCCCCGCCACCGGCCCGGCCGGTAGCGGGGGAGCGGGTGTCATCGAAGCGGCCGCGGGACGGTCAGCAGTGCACCTACTGCCCTTGTTCGTCACCGATGGGTTGCTCCTTGATCGTCTCCGCGAGCAGCTTCCGCGCATTGCCGCCGCTACCGGCGCGCGCTTTACCTCCTCTCCACCACTGACCACTGACCTCGCGGCGGTGGTCGCCTCCCGCTACCACTCCGCGCTTTCCCTTCCGGCTGTCTAA
- a CDS encoding sulfate adenylyltransferase subunit 1, whose translation MNASTLIATRETLRLCTAGSVDDGKSTFVGRLLHDTKSVLADQLASVEATSADRGFDGIDLSLLVDGLRAEREQGITIDVAYRYFATDQRTFILADTPGHVQYTRNTVTGMSTSQVVVLLVDARHGVVEQTVRHLTVAALLGVRTVILAVNKIDLVDYSESVFRDIEASFAAAADRLGVTDTHVVPISALRGDNVVDRSLAMPWYTGPTILSLLEEVEVTRGRAHDLDLRFPIQWVIREHATDYRGYAGRVEAGSVRVGSTVTLPYGRSTEIVGIDSTDGPVEEAVAGDSVTLLLADDVDLARGDLISGVQRPVEVRHFSATVVGLTEKALRAGAPVKVRYGTSLVRGRIASVDRLLDIDGLADVDHPEEFQLNDIAHISIDTAAELPIDGYAARGAVGSFLLIDPANGSTLAAGLVGTRLR comes from the coding sequence ATGAACGCCTCCACCCTCATCGCCACCCGCGAGACCCTACGCCTGTGCACCGCCGGCTCCGTCGACGATGGAAAATCCACCTTCGTCGGCCGCTTGCTCCACGACACGAAGTCCGTCCTGGCGGATCAGCTCGCCTCCGTCGAGGCGACCTCTGCTGATCGTGGTTTCGATGGCATCGACCTGTCCTTGCTGGTGGATGGCCTCCGTGCCGAACGTGAGCAGGGCATCACCATTGATGTCGCCTACCGCTACTTCGCCACCGATCAGCGCACCTTCATCCTCGCCGACACTCCCGGCCACGTGCAGTACACCCGCAATACGGTCACCGGCATGTCGACGTCCCAGGTCGTGGTTTTGCTTGTCGACGCCCGCCATGGCGTCGTCGAGCAGACCGTTCGCCACCTGACGGTGGCAGCACTGCTGGGCGTGCGCACCGTCATCCTGGCCGTGAACAAGATCGACCTGGTCGACTACTCCGAGTCCGTGTTCCGGGACATCGAAGCATCCTTCGCGGCGGCGGCCGATCGCCTCGGCGTGACGGACACCCACGTTGTCCCCATCTCCGCGCTGCGGGGAGACAACGTCGTCGATCGATCGCTCGCGATGCCGTGGTACACCGGCCCCACCATCCTCTCCCTGCTCGAGGAGGTGGAAGTCACCCGCGGCCGCGCGCACGATCTGGACCTGCGTTTCCCCATCCAGTGGGTCATCCGTGAGCACGCCACCGATTATCGCGGCTACGCCGGCCGAGTCGAGGCCGGCTCGGTCCGGGTGGGGTCGACGGTGACCCTGCCTTATGGCCGGTCGACGGAAATCGTTGGCATTGACTCCACCGACGGTCCGGTCGAGGAGGCCGTGGCCGGTGACTCTGTCACCCTGCTGCTTGCCGACGACGTCGATCTCGCCCGTGGTGACCTCATTTCCGGCGTTCAGCGGCCTGTCGAGGTGCGTCACTTCTCCGCCACCGTGGTTGGGCTCACGGAGAAGGCCCTGCGCGCCGGGGCGCCAGTGAAAGTCCGCTATGGCACCTCACTCGTGCGCGGTCGCATCGCTTCCGTGGACCGACTGCTCGATATCGACGGCCTCGCCGACGTGGACCACCCGGAGGAATTCCAGCTCAACGACATCGCCCACATCAGCATCGATACCGCTGCTGAACTGCCCATTGATGGCTACGCCGCGCGCGGGGCCGTGGGCAGTTTCCTCCTCATTGACCCCGCCAACGGCTCCACCCTGGCCGCCGGCCTGGTGGGCACCCGACTCCGCTAA
- the cysD gene encoding sulfate adenylyltransferase subunit CysD gives MTTAIATQRLSPHLKDLENESIHILREVAGQFDSIGLLFSGGKDSCVVLELARRAFAPAALPLELLHVDTGHNFHEVISFRDRLVEQTGARLRVAHVQDWIDRGDLSERPDGTRNPLQTVPLVETIAEQGYDAVLGGARRDEERARAKERVFSVRDSFGGWDPRRQRPELWSLYNGSKLPGENIRVFPISNWTEADVWEYIGARGIDLPSIYFAHEREVFNRDGMWLTPGPWGGPRRGEELETRRVRYRTVGDMSCTGAVESTATTIDEILAEIATSTLTERGATRADDRLSESAMEDRKKEGYF, from the coding sequence ATGACCACAGCGATTGCTACTCAACGCCTCTCCCCTCATCTCAAGGACTTGGAAAACGAGTCCATCCACATCCTCCGCGAGGTAGCGGGGCAGTTCGATTCCATCGGCCTGCTGTTCTCCGGCGGCAAGGATTCCTGCGTGGTGCTGGAGCTCGCTCGCCGCGCGTTCGCCCCCGCCGCCCTGCCGCTGGAACTTCTGCACGTGGACACGGGCCACAACTTCCACGAGGTCATTTCCTTCCGGGATCGCCTCGTCGAGCAGACGGGGGCGCGGCTGCGGGTCGCGCACGTCCAGGACTGGATCGACCGCGGTGACCTGAGCGAACGCCCCGACGGCACCCGCAACCCGCTGCAGACCGTGCCGCTGGTGGAGACCATCGCTGAGCAGGGATATGACGCCGTCCTCGGTGGTGCCCGCCGCGACGAGGAGCGGGCCCGCGCCAAGGAGCGCGTGTTCTCCGTGCGGGATTCTTTCGGCGGCTGGGATCCACGCCGCCAACGCCCCGAGCTGTGGAGCTTGTACAACGGCTCGAAGCTGCCCGGCGAGAATATCCGCGTGTTCCCCATCTCGAATTGGACCGAGGCGGATGTGTGGGAGTACATCGGCGCCCGCGGCATCGACCTGCCATCGATCTATTTCGCCCACGAGCGCGAGGTGTTCAACCGGGACGGCATGTGGCTTACCCCGGGCCCCTGGGGTGGACCGCGGCGCGGGGAAGAACTAGAAACCCGCCGCGTCCGCTACCGCACCGTCGGCGACATGTCCTGCACCGGCGCGGTCGAATCCACCGCCACCACGATCGACGAGATCCTCGCCGAGATCGCCACCTCCACCCTCACTGAGCGCGGCGCCACTCGAGCCGATGACCGCCTCAGCGAATCCGCCATGGAAGACCGCAAGAAAGAGGGCTACTTCTGA
- a CDS encoding phosphoadenylyl-sulfate reductase, with the protein MNLLSATKRDPQVSPPGPNTTAPLDPRTAQRNAELVDTFAEQLYDASAETILAWAAEHVPGDVAVTLSMENTVLAELAARHLPQADFLFLDTGYHFEQTLAVADGVDKRYPQRLVRALPVLTRAEQDATYGVALYGRDPAACCRMRKVEPLAVNLSPYAGWVTGLRRADGPTRAQAPALSLDATGRLKISPIITWSLEDTEAFIADNDLIRHPLTTQGYPSIGCATCTLPVADGEDPRAGRWAGNAKTECGLHT; encoded by the coding sequence ATGAACCTACTCTCCGCCACCAAGCGCGACCCCCAGGTCAGCCCGCCCGGCCCGAACACCACCGCACCACTCGACCCGCGCACGGCCCAGCGCAACGCCGAACTGGTGGATACCTTCGCCGAGCAGCTCTACGATGCCTCCGCCGAGACCATCCTCGCCTGGGCAGCAGAACACGTCCCCGGTGACGTCGCGGTGACCTTGTCCATGGAAAACACCGTGCTCGCGGAGCTCGCTGCGCGGCATCTGCCGCAGGCAGACTTCCTTTTCCTCGATACCGGCTACCACTTTGAGCAGACGCTGGCGGTAGCGGACGGCGTCGATAAGCGATATCCCCAGCGACTCGTGCGGGCCCTGCCAGTGCTCACCCGCGCTGAGCAGGATGCCACCTACGGGGTGGCCCTGTATGGGCGCGACCCGGCGGCGTGTTGCCGGATGCGCAAGGTCGAGCCGCTGGCCGTGAACTTAAGCCCGTATGCGGGATGGGTGACCGGGTTGCGGCGCGCCGACGGGCCGACCCGCGCGCAGGCACCGGCGCTGAGCCTCGATGCCACGGGGCGGCTGAAAATCTCCCCGATCATCACGTGGTCGCTGGAGGACACCGAAGCCTTCATCGCCGACAACGACCTCATCCGACACCCCCTGACCACGCAGGGCTACCCCTCCATCGGGTGCGCCACCTGCACCCTTCCCGTCGCCGACGGCGAGGACCCCCGGGCCGGCCGCTGGGCTGGCAACGCCAAAACAGAATGCGGACTACACACATGA